Proteins from one Gossypium raimondii isolate GPD5lz chromosome 8, ASM2569854v1, whole genome shotgun sequence genomic window:
- the LOC105790446 gene encoding ferritin-like catalase Nec2, whose amino-acid sequence MQEGNKILSNKFGYRKMATPSTLCCAVLLFLFPLQFMATTTPSCPGDCEPTDADDNDRFHFAQNLEFLEAEFFLYGALGKGLDAFEPEFAKGGPPPIGGRRANLDYLTRRIIEEFGYQEIGHNREIVRRTGGIPRPLIDISSQSFAKLFDKAVGHNLDPPFDPYEDPIKYMLAVYAIPYVGLNGYVGTTPCLKNFASKQLVAGLLGVESGQDAATREWLYAKGDEKVEPYDITVVEFTNMISGLRNELGKCGIKDEGLIVPKELGAENRTTSNVLSADSNSLSYPRTPQEILRIVYSTGDEHRPGGFFPKGANGRIAREYLYNDQLRGL is encoded by the exons ATGCAGGaaggaaacaaaattttaagtaacAAATTTGGTTATAGAAAAATGGCTACTCCATCAACACTTTGCTGTGCTGTACTTCTCTTCCTATTTCCATTACAATTCATGGCAACAACAACCCCCTCTTGCCCCGGTGATTGCGAGCCTACTGATGCCGATGACAATGATCGATTTCATTTTGCTCAAAACTTAGAGTTCCTTGAAGCTGAGTTCTTCTTGTATGGTGCACTTGGCAAAGGCCTCGACGCCTTTGAACCCGAATTTGCTAAAGGCGGACCACCTCCGATCGGTGGCAGACGGGCCAATCTCGACTATCTTACCCGTCGGATCATCGAGGAATTCGGTTATCAAGAAATCGGTCATAATAG GGAAATTGTGAGAAGAACCGGTGGGATTCCAAGGCCTTTGATTGATATTAGCTCTCAAAGCTTTgcaaaattatttgataaagcAGTAGGGCACAATTTGGATCCTCCATTTGATCCTTATGAAGATCCCATCAAGTATATGCTAGCAGTATATGCTATCCCCTATGTGGGACTCAATGGCTATGTTGGTACAACCCCTTGCCTCAAAAACTTCGCTTCAAAACAG TTGGTTGCAGGGCTGTTGGGAGTGGAATCTGGACAAGATGCAGCTACAAGAGAATGGTTATATGCGAAAGGTGATGAAAAAGTGGAACCCTACGACATAACGGTGGTTGAATTCACAAACATGATCTCGGGGCTAAGGAACGAGCTAGGCAAGTGTGGTATCAAGGATGAAGGCTTAATCGTACCCAAGGAGCTCGGTGCCGAGAATCGAACCACCAGCAACGTGCTATCGGCTGACTCGAATTCGCTCTCTTATCCGAGAACACCGCAAGAAATTCTAAGGATCGTGTACAGTACCGGTGACGAGCATAGGCCAGGTGGGTTCTTCCCTAAAGGTGCCAATGGGAGAATTGCTAGAGAATACCTCTATAATGATCAACTCAGAGGACTGTAA
- the LOC105793525 gene encoding protein RALF-like 33 gives MANPSGFLLAISLLLTTTLITAVLAAESSGVHHLSWVPATVNKSGSCKDSTAECMANVDDDEFDIGSEIKRRILQTTTYISYKALQRDTVPCSRRGASYYNCRPGAEANPYTRGCSTITRCRR, from the coding sequence atggctAATCCCTCGGGTTTTCTGCTCGCCATTTCCTTACTCCTCACAACAACCCTGATCACCGCCGTGTTGGCCGCCGAATCAAGTGGTGTGCATCACTTGAGCTGGGTGCCGGCGACGGTGAACAAGTCCGGTAGCTGCAAGGACTCAACGGCGGAGTGCATGGCTAACGTGGACGATGATGAGTTCGACATAGGGTCCGAGATCAAGAGGCGCATATTGCAAACCACCACTTACATAAGCTACAAAGCACTTCAGAGGGACACCGTGCCGTGCTCTCGAAGGGGCGCTTCGTATTATAACTGTCGGCCAGGAGCCGAAGCTAACCCTTACACCCGAGGTTGCAGCACCATTACTCGCTGCCGTCGTTAA
- the LOC105785047 gene encoding xyloglucan 6-xylosyltransferase 2, which yields MIDNCLGAQRSRKIQRTLRHCKVTILCLVLTVVVLRGTLGAGKFGTPGQDFVEIRDHLYYRKQGEPHRVLKEVQTTSSDNHDGADTNAGTNNYNEFDINKILIDEEPDVPKRDPNAPYSLGPGISDWDEQRSRWLQENPNYPNFIGPNKPRVLLVTGSSPKPCENPVGDHYLLKSIKNKIDYCRLHGIEIFYNMALLDAEMAGFWAKLPLIRKLLLSHPEVEFLWWMDSDAMFTDMAFEVPWERYKDSNFVMHGWNEMVYDQKNWIGLNTGSFLLRNGQWALDILDAWAPMGPKGKIREEAGKVLTRELKNRPVFEADDQSAMVYLLATQREKWGDKVYLENSYYLHGYWGILVDRYEEMIENYHPGLGDHRWPLVTHFVGCKPCGKFGDYSVERCLKQMDRAFNFGDNQILQIYGFTHKSLASRRVKRVRNETSNPLEVKDELGLLHPAFKAVKESAS from the coding sequence ATGATAGACAATTGCTTGGGAGCTCAAAGATCTAGAAAGATCCAGAGAACTCTCCGTCATTGCAAGGTCACCATCCTCTGCCTCGTCCTCACCGTCGTCGTCCTACGTGGCACTCTCGGAGCCGGTAAATTCGGGACTCCAGGCCAGGACTTCGTCGAGATCCGGGATCACCTCTATTACCGGAAACAAGGCGAACCGCATCGCGTCCTCAAAGAAGTCCAAACGACGTCGTCAGATAACCACGACGGCGCCGACACCAACGCCGGCACCAATAACTACAACGAGTTCGACATCAATAAGATCTTAATCGACGAGGAACCAGACGTCCCGAAACGCGATCCCAACGCGCCCTATTCGCTCGGGCCCGGAATCTCCGATTGGGACGAGCAACGCTCTAGATGGCTGCAAGAAAACCCTAATTACCCAAATTTCATCGGTCCAAACAAACCGAGGGTTCTCTTAGTCACTGGTTCATCTCCCAAACCTTGTGAGAACCCTGTCGGTGATCATTACTTATTGAAATCGATCAAGAACAAGATCGATTATTGTAGATTACACGGGATCGAGATATTTTACAACATGGCGCTGTTGGATGCTGAAATGGCAGGGTTTTGGGCGAAATTGCCGTTGATTCGAAAGCTTTTGCTTTCGCATCCGGAGGTGGAATTCTTGTGGTGGATGGATAGTGACGCCATGTTTACTGACATGGCATTTGAGGTTCCTTGGGAAAGGTATAAAGACTCCAACTTTGTTATGCACGGTTGGAATGAAATGGTTTACGATCAGAAGAATTGGATTGGGCTAAACACTGGGAGTTTTTTGTTGAGGAATGGGCAATGGGCACTTGACATTCTTGATGCTTGGGCTCCAATGGGTCCTAAAGGCAAGATTAGGGAAGAAGCAGGGAAGGTTTTGACCCGGGAGCTTAAGAATAGACCCGTTTTCGAAGCCGATGATCAGTCTGCAATGGTGTATTTGTTGGCTACTCAAAGGGAGAAGTGGGGTGATAAGGTTTACTTAGAGAATTCTTATTATTTGCACGGTTATTGGGGGATCTTGGTTGATAGATATGAGGAAATGATTGAGAATTATCACCCAGGTTTAGGGGATCATCGTTGGCCGTTGGTGACCCACTTTGTGGGGTGCAAACCTTGTGGTAAGTTTGGGGATTACTCGGTGGAGAGGTGCTTGAAGCAAATGGATAGAGCATTCAATTTTGGGGATAATCAGATTCTTCAGATTTATGGGTTCACTCACAAGTCATTGGCCAGTAGAAGGGTTAAGAGAGTTCGAAACGAGACCAGTAATCCGCTCGAGGTGAAAGATGAGCTTGGATTGCTTCATCCGGCTTTTAAAGCCGTTAAGGAATCCGCTTCTTGA